The following is a genomic window from Aphis gossypii isolate Hap1 chromosome X, ASM2018417v2, whole genome shotgun sequence.
GATAACGAATACGCGAAAGCACGGCAAATAAGTggattgtatgtttttttatgtcggtaggtatacctactctTGAAATTCAAGTGATTCAACGAGTGTAAACAGTAATTATttcgcattattattttattttttatccgtATTTATCGTCATCATTTACGTCCAAAGTAGTCTACGCCGTCTATCTAACGATGTGCGTATGCTGACGAAGGCACAATTTATAGTATCTAGTATCTACACAAGTAATAGTCTTTACCTCTTGATATCACTATACACTTTTTACATCATTACCCGTTAAAAAATACAcgagaacaaaatatattgtttgacgAGCActtaatatcaacatttttaacatatattttacttccAATCGTAAtcgagtatatatatttttacttattttattgaagccaaacaaattaaataaaaatactttaatatttccttattttatattactatttactttgCTCTACTATGATTTCTAAGATACGAAAACAAAATAGTCATCGAAGGTGAGTGGTCTTTTTTTCATCGCGTTATATGAGAACGTTAACTTACAGCCGTGATAGCGATTTCATATGTCTaatagatatacatttttatgaaatgtttaaaaaataaacattatttaaagacACTGTGTTGAGTCATTATACGaaacaaataactatagttaataaaaagtaatataataatctaatcaataaataatattattgtacttattgtttaataaaagtaaccaAAGTTAATCCcaagataatataatgttataggtataatatactttaagtatacccataaagtataatattatgttaattgtattaatataaacttaagttttataaattgtattgttagatatatggatttttatttatttcagtcaTATTAACATACTATATGACTTGAGTATATGTACTTTGTGTtggtgtatacaaaataatttaaaaaataagttgcgTAGGTttcttaaattacatattattatgttacttattttccttttaaactttacaaattatttactatagatttacaaaataatgcttaaaaaacatccaaatataaaattaaatattcttatcttACCCACACATAAAACACGCGAATtccaagtttaaaattaagtggGATACTAGGATCAAGCttgaataaatacctattctgAATTTTATGTAAGagcaaattttcaatattgattatataaatttttaaaaaactaaaccaCCATCATTCTAAAgctaattacaaatataaccaACATTGTacgattgtatttattttcaaattataaaaaaaaaaaaaatgaaaaacttaaatgatttagagtatattttaactttatgattttattaaaatgtattatacatagacaTATGGTCTtaccaaaaaatcaaaacaaatctATCAAAAGACTTctcactgaaaaaaaaaacatgcacagcattcaaataaaaaatatatatcgaaATGTTGAATGGCACtcgttcattaaaatattacatattcgtatacataatagtgTAGCAGGACATACaaccaaacatattttataatttatttgaaccaacagtttattatagaggactatttatttcaatgtcctcctatataatattatataataatatttataaattgttcttttttttaattaagaccTTATAATTACCACGGgttagaattgttttttttttagtgttcaATTAGATTTGTacattactaattaaaattccaAAGAATTTATGATATCAATCAATTATACgagatgttattatatatttttatctttgggAGAGATTTGAAAACAATGTAGATCAGTGTATCTAGCattccaattaaaaaattaaatttttaataaaattttttaaatcagattatcaaaattgtaggtattagtatatatattgaacagtgattttgtacaaataggtatattaaatataaatatatatattagtttattacaagATATTGTTTccataatatgttacatacttatatcttatatatacgagtaaaatgtatgtacaataatttaagtttgaattatttttattaaaagttttatgtaATTCTAACAAGAATAGGTACTTACTGTATTCTTGACtactaaataacaaaaatcaatttgaatatttgaaattaattgaaaGTACAATACccgatgaaaaaaattgactttaGCTGTTTGggtaatgtacattgtacacaatACACGTATAACatagaagtattaaatattaatcattccCGCGacattataaatctataatctaacggaattgtttatattttgaacacaTCTTGTTATGGGGACAATAATTATCTGTCGACGGACTATCTTTAACATccataaaccataataataatataatactatattattatagtattatagtattatactgatCACATTATCTCGCATTAcctaaatatcatattatgttaattattacgaTGACGACAAATTAACGTCTTATACTGATATAATGAGATTATACGGGGccaatatactaataaaactaACGTAATTTTGTGGCAGCTTTCGCAGTATGAAACACACCGTAAGTTCGAATGGCCGAGGCGGCGACGGCAACAACGGCAACGATGGCGACGGCAACGTCGGAACTCAAGGGTGGCGTCATGACAAGGGTGGAAAAAAGCAGCTGCCATACGATCCGTTTCAAATGCGTGACAGCTCAAACTCGACCACGTGAGAATAaatcagattattattattgtttgtatcaTCCCAACCccacatttaaaatacaaaacggTTTTTCAGTGCGACCGGTGCCTTGTTGCATCTGATAAAGAGCAGTCTCGGCTCCGGTGTCCTTGCCATGCCGAACGCTTTCAAAAATGGCGGACTTATTTTTGGCCTTTTCGGAACGGCTGCCATCGGGGCACTGTGCGCGCACTGCATCTATCTCTTGGTGAGTATTATGATACGGTGGACTGCACGCGTTTATACGATCATTTCTATTGATTCACCCTAAGCACGACTATCCGTCCACACTCaccaaacatatatattattatcatgtacagtaatactatatgttattattagaaaCCGGATTCTTATACACTAAAATGTAACGAAATATGCCATATAATAtgcaagaattttttttaatttatttgaagtttacaaattaataacaaaaaatacgaGCGAGTGTGTGAGCCCACTATTACACTCTGGGGAAGTAAAACTTCTTTCGTAAATTTGGGGAccgtgaaattattattaattattaattaaaaaattattagggaGAGAGTGAGAAAATAAATCGATGCCTTAATCCGCTCGGCTACTCCGTCTcccagttattattaatatattatatacatattgtatacgacattgtttatttgtttatgtctACTCGTAATATAAATAGCGCGCCgtgttatatatactatactgtaaagagtatttacataattccCCCCCcccgcaaaaataaaaaatgttaagaatgGACCcctaatatattgttgtatcaAATATAACCCTACAACCAAATTCCCCAAATTACCGCGAACCCCCTGcgacaaattatattgtacaaatatgcaaaaatatttaataagtaggtaatcattaaatatgcaaaaacatgcaaaaataatttttgcctctatcttcaatttattataattcgtaAAGATAACTGACAGAAATCCAAAAATgtgaaaaggaaaaaaatttgCAATTACATAGAAACCGCGCTCtagttattatacacaaattaatttgtctataaaaataaagccaCATATGTacactttcaatatttttcaaaaaaaaaagtatctatTGGGACGTATTGTacctatagattatttttaataacatcacaacttttaaaaatatattctgctttagaatataaaagataaaaataaagtcattcaatataaaaatataaaagagtataaaaaatcattcagaaatatataactaatgatAAATGCATTCGAGAAAACcttttgttattatagtgtataagtGCGTACttcaaatagattttaaaacaaaatactataatcGACAGAAAACTATCACAAAGTGTACAGTAAAGACACTCTTTGAATTcatgttataataagtatgtcACCAGCGTTTTATCGGTtgacaaacaaaattataatattatataatttttttaattgttattcaaacaaaattaacttCGAACGATGTcttttcattttaatgttaaattcgttgtatattttagattatcaGCAATAACatccattaataattttagattctaagcgtagcaataaatgtatacgattttaattttaaccatacCTAAAACTACAaggattaaataaattaataatacttaataatttattattatattaattaataacatttaataatattatattaaatactaggtagcataatagttattatattatttatgcgatttcgttttgttaaaattagttCGATCTAGcgttttactaataaataaataaattattaataataataataataataataacaacactaaaatattcttgtttttcgaatacaattattgagaAATCGTTTGAATTTAATTCTAATGAACACATTCAATATAGCAACCTACTAAATTAAGGGTGAATTCCGAAATAGTTAAGTGAACAATTTACAAGACATTGAAAATCAAAGCGGTGTATAGTCCGAAAGCCGAATTTTTCTTTTCGTGTACAATACTGTACATgtagtattgtaatttgtaacgCACTTTCAAATGAATGCGGTACCCGCGCCGTTTGATTTCTAACATATGCTTCCTAACATTCTGCTGTGgtctataatttacataactaCCGGCTGTCATCATGATAttcttttgtaattttcagttattcttttattacttCGCacgaaaatatgtttataaagttatttagtttttacagtATGGGTAAGTTTAATTACGTTTTAGTGTTGTTGCTGCTGTCACACACGAAAACAACGCACACTTAGTGTcagtcataaatattttaatagtagtgGACTACTTGTTatagtaaacaaaatatttgaagaagttacttttttaaaaaattaaattaaattacattacaataaattgccttttaaaattaattataatcgtttcatttttttttatgttttgataaGTTAGTCTATACTTCtggattataaatgtaaaaacaaactaatttaagacacttatattttttatttttattttttcgatactaatacattaatatattaacaatcaacaacattaaattttataaaatatttatttaaaaatcaacgaAGACAATGATTAtcaaacacattattatttattttaaataaaaatgcattttccattttacatatttaaaactagtGCTTATAGTTACTAccaaaaaatcgtatttatatgatatatttacatCTTGTATAATGATAACTTATCAAATGGTACttcatatacattaaaaaaacccactagtaatttactaatttattactacAAAAAGTAACTTGTATAACGTgcctacaaattatttaaaaattaattttgttacatcatctatattgtaacataagttaagttaattccCATAATTGGTTGATTGTATTTATCTTGTTTCAGGTGCTGTGCTCACAAACACTAGCTCGTCGTACGCGTCGCCCGGCACTCGGGTTCGCCGACACCGCGTATTTGGCATTTAAGACTGGCCCGCACCGATTTCGCGCCTGGGCTTCGTTCGCCAAGTATGtcgataaattatagtattaattgtaattttcaaaataaaattagcaaAGCTTCAcactattttactataactgatataatatcataactcataaatcTGAACTTCTGACTATCTTATCCTTTGACGGCTGATATGTCATCGAATAATTGCCATAtcctatataatgttaaattttagaccttaataagcatatttttgtagctatatatatatttgtaacaatAGGCTCTTAATACATACcctttttaaaaagaaatatctaCTTACTAGTCACTGTAGAtgtcagttttaaaattattcaattaatttcttCTATTGGTATGCCTTATCGTCCTTAAGAGTACATACATTTCGTTTTAGCTTGACACGTATTTTCGTATTGTaatcgtttatatattttgtttgacttCCATGAcctttattgtgtataatttaaattgtaataaactataaagtttatttcGTTAGACAGTACggttaagttataatatcaaaaggGAATGTGAAGAGTGATTTATTACAGGCTTACATACCTATAAGCGAATTTGTTTTGATATGCTTCGTATTTgtgtgaaataaaattgtgaaaaatacataattatacctattatcaaatactcacaaatgtacatttataacGTACAAGACTGCTGTTTAATGCAtaactaaatacaaaaaatggtTGTTCCTTTTATCCGATCTGGTTagcaattatacaataaacaatataaaatcttGATAACAATGATCACATGTTTGAATTCACTAAGAAGTTGACATGGCTTATAGCAGTCACAATATCTGTAACttgtatataacttatttttattttttaaaccaataacCCAAACAAATTTTCCAAAATTCAACgttaaatcataaatgatatgaaaatgttcaacattttatattttatcagtaaaaaattaattctccaaatccatatttttaaattttaacaaagtaacacaattaaaatatatattcatttgataaattatgatttttcgattattttatcttttatacattatgGTGAAACTATCTCATAAATACCAgctgtataaaattgtaatctttgaaatggaaaaaatcataaaattaataattatataataaaataaacaaaacttaataactatttctaaaataaaaaaccttaggtataatatactacttcTCTAGTTTGagttaaaatctttttttttcactttgcTAGTGCCAATTTCTAATTtacattttcgaaaaatacacaataaataataacgcaatatttttacacttttttcaTATCCGGTGACTACACATATTGTCATGTCGCTGTTCATTTAACCATCTacaaaaacatcataataaagAGGGTTCGTTAATGGTGCACTGTTTTGCACATATTATTTCGGTAACTGTGTGTACGTCATACTCGTCTCAGCGTCATTCAAACAGGTATTTAACaactgtatacatatatatatatatatataaacatgaaacagttattatcttttttatcaCCACTTTAACTCTTTTCAGGTCGCAGACAACCACATGCCTGAAGAGTATCATTACTCCATTCGTACTTGGATCTTATGTCTCGCCTTACCGATTCTTCCTCTCGGCATCATTCGTTCACTCCGAGTTTTAGTCCCCTTCTCAGCCGTGGCGACAACATTCATACTGGTCGGCTTAGGTTGCTCCATGACGTGGGTGGTACTCGGTGTCAGTCCATTTTCCAGCAAAGAAGCTGTGCTAGCAGCCGTACCACTACCAGATATGGCATCTCGCCCATGGGTTGGCACCATTGCACACATGCCACTGTTCTTTTCTACTGTTGTCTTTGCTATGGAAGGCATCGGCAccgtatgtattttattttagacgaATTCAATTATAAGTACTATGAAATtactaattcaataataatacttttctaTGACAGGTTCTGCCGATTGAGAACTCAATGCGTCATCCAGAGCATTTTCTCCGGGCCCGCCCATGTGGAGTTTTGAATGCCGCCATGACTCTCGTCGTGTTTTTATACTCTATGGCTGGCTTCCTCGGATACTTGCGTTTCGGCAATACCACAGAAGGTTCGATTACGCTCAATCTTCCCAACGATTTgtacgtatttttaaaatattctaattagtagtcattaatcaataataaaattgaaaatagtcAGGTTAGTGAgtgatatcattaaataattttttttttgtgcttcAAATTATAGATTTGCTGAAGCAGTTAAGATCATGGTCACACTGTCGATACTATTCTCATATGGCTTGCAGTTTTGCGTCCCCAGCGAGATCGTTTGGTCTCGCTTAGGGCCCTGGCTACATAAACGTAAATTGAATGCCAAATATTCCATGTCTAAAACAGATAAAGAAACTTCCACTGTAAGTACCATTGCCGGCACCATAGTGACCATGACCACGGTTACTTCAACAATGAATACAACAATCAACGAGAAGAAACAAACTGAAGAAGAGATGGATGAGCAAGAATACCTCATGAGCTGGGAGTACTACGTTATGCGAGCTATAATGATCCTGGGCACTTGTACAGTaccatttaatattgatataatatcgttttagtgtatacttacatttatttgatatatttattgcagTTTGTATTGCTGCTATCGTACCCAACCTTGCCCCCATCATCTCTTTATTTGGGGCAGTGTTCTTCTCCATCCTGGGACTTTTGTGTCCGGCTGCAATtcatttggttttattttggaATCATAACAACGATAATGATGAACTTAACGAGGACTCAGATTCAGAAAACGATTTAAGATTTGACGGTGTCGACAACTATGCGATGTTTGATGATACGAATGTAGAATGTGGTGGTAGTACACAGCAACAACAGGAATGGGGGATGAGCAGTGATGAATTGGGTACCAGAAAGAAGGGTATGAGCCGATTGGTGGCTGCCAAAGACGTGGCTATCATTTTACTCGCTTTATTTGCCATGGTTTCTGGAGCATATGCATCTTTAGTTGACATATTTCAGTCTTACGGATCCAGTAATAAAATGCAATCTATGAATTCTACCATTGCAATGATAACGACTACTATAGGCCCAGGGCCGGAATCAGCGTTTCTTTTgacaaaagaaataaattaatcgatATTCATAAACACCGCCGATACACCGacccatattttaaataactttttaaatccGTGAAGAGATGTTGTAAAATCACTTACTCAccatttgatatattattatgccgaCTATTTGAgtgttatcattataattgatttcacTTTTATAGTCTCATCcttatgtacttaatatacttaggacataattattatatcataattttttttcctaaaggtctattattgtcataatataattgttgtagGTAGGTGTTGTTATTGACTGATACTGTCTGTCTTagacctatttatttttatttttatttaaaatgtattatttccttCTTTTATTTGATCAACTCAACGTGTTGTTCTATACAAGTGCGTTGAAAGCAAAATGTaccacataattttaaatacaatagtaggtacatatttattattgtcattattacttctaaattattatactatctcACGTTTTCTCTGTCATAtgttactaattttataagacatttttaaaaatttattttgcatttcatCAATTGctacttgtaaaataattgaaatcataataaatatatattttttatgaaacgaTGAAAATGCCAAATGATTGTACtgttggtattatttttaaaatattttatttatatgttttttttttttttgttcgaaatacatattaaattattttttcaacataataGCGTGTatcgtgtatttatttatgagttttcGTAGTAGTTGTCTATTTTCTCAAGGTCAGTATAAAAGTGtatttaagcataatatttatattaattaaattattcgaaaatattttagatagttatacttatttattcacTGTTTATCTAAAGAACATGTATCACATACTATAAGGTAGAAAGTACCTTCgtatgaaaactaaaaattcttcaatacctaatctttttttttaaaaatatatcttaaaagGTATTGACGTATTgttacattttgttaaatagataaatacaatactataggtaaatatatattttagcattCTCAGTTAGCCTCAGGTTTTTGGAAActgatacttaaaaaaatcagttaaaatttatgtttttttttctaaattctaaCCGTAACCGCAACCAAAAGCTTTCAAAGCTTTCCAACCAGtgcatagttattattttagtaggtagtataataatatagtgtgtaTAGTAGAAATTATCGAAGTGCTAAAAACATAatcaaattatgataaattgattaaataaatattaaatagtaaatgttaTTCGCATATACGAAAAATCCAAAACCTAAGTGGTGACCCTggcaatattttagaaaaatctgaTATTTGTGTTGCTCCACAAGTCACAATACCAGTgttgtcatattttttataaagagtGCTTTgcgttctatatattttttacatattacctataagttataaacatacaaatatattctaatattatgttgtcaaTGCCGATGGTATTTatcgtacataaatataataaaaatctaaaattatttcaccAGAATACGGTGATAaatgatagtaaaataattcga
Proteins encoded in this region:
- the LOC114130726 gene encoding proton-coupled amino acid transporter-like protein CG1139 isoform X2 — protein: MKHTVSSNGRGGDGNNGNDGDGNVGTQGWRHDKGGKKQLPYDPFQMRDSSNSTTATGALLHLIKSSLGSGVLAMPNAFKNGGLIFGLFGTAAIGALCAHCIYLLVLCSQTLARRTRRPALGFADTAYLAFKTGPHRFRAWASFAKGFVNGALFCTYYFGNCVYVILVSASFKQVADNHMPEEYHYSIRTWILCLALPILPLGIIRSLRVLVPFSAVATTFILVGLGCSMTWVVLGVSPFSSKEAVLAAVPLPDMASRPWVGTIAHMPLFFSTVVFAMEGIGTVLPIENSMRHPEHFLRARPCGVLNAAMTLVVFLYSMAGFLGYLRFGNTTEGSITLNLPNDLFAEAVKIMVTLSILFSYGLQFCVPSEIVWSRLGPWLHKRKLNAKYSMSKTDKETSTVSTIAGTIVTMTTVTSTMNTTINEKKQTEEEMDEQEYLMSWEYYVMRAIMILGTFCIAAIVPNLAPIISLFGAVFFSILGLLCPAAIHLVLFWNHNNDNDELNEDSDSENDLRFDGVDNYAMFDDTNVECGGSTQQQQEWGMSSDELGTRKKGMSRLVAAKDVAIILLALFAMVSGAYASLVDIFQSYGSSNKMQSMNSTIAMITTTIGPGPESAFLLTKEIN
- the LOC114130726 gene encoding proton-coupled amino acid transporter-like protein CG1139 isoform X1, which encodes MISKIRKQNSHRSFRSMKHTVSSNGRGGDGNNGNDGDGNVGTQGWRHDKGGKKQLPYDPFQMRDSSNSTTATGALLHLIKSSLGSGVLAMPNAFKNGGLIFGLFGTAAIGALCAHCIYLLVLCSQTLARRTRRPALGFADTAYLAFKTGPHRFRAWASFAKGFVNGALFCTYYFGNCVYVILVSASFKQVADNHMPEEYHYSIRTWILCLALPILPLGIIRSLRVLVPFSAVATTFILVGLGCSMTWVVLGVSPFSSKEAVLAAVPLPDMASRPWVGTIAHMPLFFSTVVFAMEGIGTVLPIENSMRHPEHFLRARPCGVLNAAMTLVVFLYSMAGFLGYLRFGNTTEGSITLNLPNDLFAEAVKIMVTLSILFSYGLQFCVPSEIVWSRLGPWLHKRKLNAKYSMSKTDKETSTVSTIAGTIVTMTTVTSTMNTTINEKKQTEEEMDEQEYLMSWEYYVMRAIMILGTFCIAAIVPNLAPIISLFGAVFFSILGLLCPAAIHLVLFWNHNNDNDELNEDSDSENDLRFDGVDNYAMFDDTNVECGGSTQQQQEWGMSSDELGTRKKGMSRLVAAKDVAIILLALFAMVSGAYASLVDIFQSYGSSNKMQSMNSTIAMITTTIGPGPESAFLLTKEIN